One stretch of Haladaptatus sp. R4 DNA includes these proteins:
- a CDS encoding FAD-binding and (Fe-S)-binding domain-containing protein: MATRDAGDPARDEHANYDYHSDSTARTGLVSDLVKLVDGEVRFDEYSRQLYATDASAYEVTPIGVVFPTSTDDVAAVMEYCAEREIPVLPRGGGTSLAGQSVNEAVVLDFTRHMGDLLEFDVEERTARAQPGTILGELNAELAEYDLKFAPDPAWRDKSAIGGAIGNNSTGAHSLKYGKTDAYIEECEVVLADGSVTRFGDVTLEELREGAKADSLEGQIYAEVLRIVEEESDAIEEVFPQLKRNVSGYNLDRLAEEAEEGHVNLARLLAGSEGTLAIVTEATVSLEPVPETKAMALLTYDSLNDAMEDVSPILDHDPAAVEVLDDVLIDLASDTEEFHDVVEMLPDGTDSVLLVEFYATDDEDGREKVAALREAREGERAFSLLEAHDEEERARFWKLRKSGLPILLSRTTDAKHISFIEDAAVPPENLPEYVADFQQVLEDNDTFASIYAHAGPGCLHIRPLVNTKSPAGVNQMESIADAVTDLVVEYGGSVSGEHGDGRARTQWNRKLYGDHVWNVFRDLKSAFDPDWLLNPGQVCGDVDMTENLRFDSSYEFDAGFDPVLDWENENGFEGMVELCHGCGGCRGGQEVTGGVMCPTYRAADEEITSTRGRANMLRQAMSGSLSDEEQFDVEFMHEVMDLCIGCKGCARDCPSGVDMAKLKAEVEHEYHERHGLNLRDRLFGNIGRLSALGSAFAPLSNWATELPGARFVAEELLGIASDRTLPTFHRETLEDWFAERGTRVPEEDAARRVLLFPDTYTNYNHPEAGKAAVRVLEAAGVHVRIPSDVAGSGRPAHSKGMLDTARKQAETNVEALSPFVRDGWDVVVVEPSDAVMFQSDYLDLLPATEKSGSSSGQYTEPRSADPEADGLRTEAERLAANSYGICEYLDAFDFDLPATGDGSLTYHGHCHQKATKKDGHAVAVLRNAGYEVDALDSGCCGMAGSFGYEAEHYSMSKAVGSILFEQVEESDGNEVVAPGASCRTQLGDWQGEEPPHPIQKVADALD; the protein is encoded by the coding sequence ATGGCAACACGTGACGCGGGAGACCCGGCCCGCGACGAACACGCGAATTACGATTATCATTCGGATTCTACCGCGCGCACTGGATTGGTCTCTGACCTCGTGAAACTGGTGGACGGGGAGGTTCGGTTCGACGAGTACTCCCGGCAGTTGTACGCCACGGACGCGAGCGCCTACGAGGTGACGCCCATCGGCGTCGTCTTCCCGACGTCGACGGACGACGTGGCGGCGGTGATGGAGTACTGCGCCGAACGCGAAATCCCGGTCCTGCCGCGCGGCGGCGGCACGAGCCTCGCCGGACAGTCGGTCAACGAGGCCGTCGTGCTGGACTTCACCCGGCACATGGGCGACCTGCTGGAGTTCGACGTGGAGGAACGGACCGCCCGCGCACAACCCGGCACCATCCTCGGGGAGTTGAACGCGGAACTCGCCGAGTACGACCTGAAGTTCGCGCCCGACCCGGCGTGGCGGGACAAGAGCGCAATCGGCGGCGCGATCGGTAACAACTCGACGGGTGCCCACTCGCTGAAGTACGGAAAGACGGACGCCTATATCGAGGAGTGCGAAGTCGTCCTCGCCGATGGTTCCGTGACGCGCTTCGGCGACGTGACGCTGGAGGAGCTTCGAGAGGGCGCGAAAGCGGATTCCCTCGAAGGCCAAATCTACGCCGAAGTCCTGCGAATCGTGGAGGAGGAATCGGACGCCATCGAGGAGGTGTTCCCGCAACTCAAACGTAACGTGTCGGGATACAACCTCGACAGGCTGGCGGAGGAAGCCGAGGAGGGGCACGTCAACCTCGCGCGCTTGCTCGCCGGGAGCGAGGGGACGCTGGCCATCGTGACGGAGGCGACGGTGAGTCTCGAACCCGTGCCCGAGACGAAGGCGATGGCGCTGTTGACCTACGACAGCCTGAACGACGCGATGGAGGACGTGTCGCCGATTCTCGACCACGACCCGGCGGCCGTCGAAGTGCTGGACGACGTGCTCATCGACCTCGCCAGCGACACCGAGGAGTTCCACGACGTAGTGGAGATGTTGCCGGACGGAACCGACTCGGTCCTGCTCGTGGAGTTCTACGCGACCGACGACGAGGACGGCCGGGAGAAAGTCGCGGCGCTGCGGGAGGCCCGCGAAGGGGAACGTGCGTTCTCCCTGCTGGAGGCACACGACGAGGAGGAACGCGCCCGCTTCTGGAAACTGCGGAAGTCCGGCCTGCCCATCCTGCTCTCGCGCACGACGGACGCGAAGCACATCTCGTTCATCGAGGACGCGGCCGTCCCGCCGGAGAACCTTCCCGAGTACGTTGCCGACTTCCAGCAGGTGCTGGAGGACAACGACACGTTCGCCAGCATCTACGCCCACGCCGGGCCGGGTTGTCTGCACATCCGGCCGCTCGTCAACACGAAGAGTCCGGCCGGGGTGAACCAGATGGAATCCATCGCGGACGCCGTCACCGACCTCGTGGTCGAGTACGGCGGCAGCGTCTCGGGCGAACACGGCGACGGCCGCGCCCGCACGCAGTGGAACCGGAAACTGTACGGCGACCACGTCTGGAACGTCTTCCGCGACCTGAAATCCGCCTTCGACCCGGACTGGTTGCTCAACCCCGGGCAGGTCTGTGGCGACGTGGACATGACCGAAAACCTGCGATTCGACTCCAGCTACGAGTTCGACGCCGGGTTCGACCCGGTGCTCGACTGGGAGAACGAGAACGGCTTCGAGGGGATGGTCGAACTCTGTCACGGCTGTGGCGGTTGTCGCGGTGGGCAGGAGGTCACCGGCGGTGTGATGTGCCCGACTTACCGGGCGGCCGACGAGGAGATCACGAGCACGCGAGGACGGGCGAACATGCTCAGGCAGGCGATGAGCGGTTCCCTTTCCGACGAGGAGCAGTTCGACGTGGAGTTCATGCACGAGGTGATGGACCTCTGTATCGGCTGTAAGGGCTGTGCCCGTGACTGTCCGTCCGGCGTGGACATGGCGAAGCTGAAAGCCGAAGTCGAACACGAGTACCACGAGCGCCACGGACTGAATCTGCGGGACCGCCTCTTCGGCAATATCGGTCGGCTCTCGGCGCTGGGAAGCGCGTTCGCGCCGCTCTCTAACTGGGCGACGGAACTGCCGGGCGCTCGGTTCGTCGCCGAGGAACTGCTCGGCATCGCCAGCGACCGAACCCTCCCGACGTTCCACCGCGAGACGCTCGAAGACTGGTTCGCCGAGCGCGGGACGCGCGTCCCGGAGGAGGACGCCGCCCGCCGCGTCCTGCTCTTTCCGGACACCTACACGAACTACAACCATCCAGAGGCCGGAAAGGCAGCGGTTCGGGTGCTCGAAGCGGCGGGCGTCCACGTCCGGATTCCGTCCGACGTCGCCGGGAGCGGCAGACCGGCCCACTCGAAAGGCATGCTCGATACGGCGCGAAAGCAGGCCGAGACGAACGTCGAGGCACTCTCCCCGTTCGTGCGCGACGGTTGGGACGTGGTCGTGGTCGAACCGTCCGACGCGGTGATGTTCCAGTCGGACTACCTCGACCTGCTTCCCGCGACCGAGAAATCCGGGTCGTCGAGTGGCCAGTACACCGAACCCCGTTCCGCCGACCCCGAGGCCGACGGTCTCCGAACGGAAGCCGAGCGACTCGCCGCGAACTCCTACGGCATCTGCGAGTACCTCGACGCGTTCGATTTCGACCTCCCGGCGACGGGTGACGGGTCGTTGACCTACCACGGCCACTGCCACCAGAAGGCGACGAAGAAGGACGGCCACGCCGTGGCCGTCCTCCGCAACGCGGGCTACGAAGTGGACGCGCTCGACAGCGGGTGCTGTGGCATGGCGGGCAGTTTCGGCTACGAAGCCGAACACTACTCGATGAGCAAGGCGGTCGGATCGATCCTGTTCGAGCAGGTCGAGGAGAGCGACGGAAACGAGGTCGTCGCGCCGGGTGCGTCCTGTCGGACGCAACTCGGCGACTGGCAGGGTGAGGAACCGCCCCACCCGATCCAGAAGGTCGCCGACGCGCTCGACTAA
- a CDS encoding zinc ribbon domain-containing protein, whose translation MSKITFRADDDLVKQIESLDASKSEVMREALREYLDGSESEGEEPTLDAVVADRVDELVDQRLATDVAPRGDGRDINVNVTLEGAGAGTASAHEEEESSTVKTEEHVRTTPTDAGHAENTCQQCGESLDANHVYCPNCGEKATHRVFCDCGDELRSDWAFCPGCGRRTPSADVLDSS comes from the coding sequence ATGAGTAAAATTACATTTCGCGCGGACGACGACCTCGTCAAGCAGATCGAATCGCTCGACGCTTCGAAGAGCGAAGTGATGCGCGAGGCGCTCCGCGAGTATCTCGACGGTTCCGAAAGCGAGGGCGAGGAGCCGACGCTCGATGCAGTAGTCGCCGACCGCGTGGACGAACTCGTCGATCAGCGACTCGCCACGGACGTGGCTCCCCGCGGCGACGGGCGGGACATCAACGTCAACGTCACGCTCGAAGGCGCGGGAGCGGGAACGGCAAGCGCGCACGAGGAAGAAGAATCGTCGACGGTCAAGACGGAAGAGCACGTTCGTACGACGCCCACCGACGCGGGCCACGCCGAAAACACGTGCCAACAATGTGGCGAATCGCTGGACGCGAACCACGTTTACTGCCCGAACTGTGGCGAGAAAGCCACACATCGCGTGTTCTGTGACTGCGGTGACGAGCTGCGCTCCGATTGGGCGTTCTGCCCCGGGTGCGGCCGACGAACGCCGTCCGCTGACGTTTTAGACTCGTCGTAA
- a CDS encoding ribbon-helix-helix domain-containing protein, with the protein MERVTLRIPKQQIEEVEQMVETGEFPNRSEAIRAAVRDMLNEHENAGTETTNKRTWAKV; encoded by the coding sequence ATGGAGCGCGTGACACTACGAATCCCAAAGCAACAAATCGAAGAAGTCGAACAGATGGTCGAAACCGGCGAATTCCCGAACCGCAGTGAAGCGATTCGGGCAGCAGTGCGGGATATGCTCAACGAGCATGAGAACGCCGGGACCGAGACCACGAACAAGCGCACGTGGGCCAAGGTATAA
- the ftsZ gene encoding cell division protein FtsZ gives MQDIVQEALENAESEQREMEAVDTGDEFGDPRIVIVGCGGAGNNTINRLYNIGVDGADTVAINTDKQHLKMIEADTKILVGKSLTSGLGAGGDPSMGERATEMAQGTVKEVLGDADLVFVTAGMGGGTGTGAAPVVAKIAKEQGAIVVGMVSTPFNVERARTVKAEEGLEKLRNEADSIIVLDNNRLLDYVPNLPIGKAFSVMDQIIAETVKGISETITQPSLINLDYADMSTIMNQGGVAVMLVGETQDKNKSDEVVRDAMNHPLLDVDYRGASGGLVHITGGPDLTLKEAEGIAANITERLEADANVIWGARIQENYKNKVRVMAIMTGVQSAQVLGPTTQKQADRSRQKMRDVDAQSYDSGNDQSEGRKTFGAQSDGGRSELEKNNGLDVIR, from the coding sequence ATGCAGGATATCGTTCAAGAAGCGCTGGAAAACGCCGAAAGCGAGCAGCGTGAGATGGAAGCAGTGGACACGGGCGACGAGTTCGGCGACCCACGAATCGTCATCGTCGGCTGTGGTGGTGCGGGCAATAACACCATCAACCGACTGTATAACATCGGCGTCGATGGCGCTGACACGGTTGCCATCAACACCGACAAACAACATTTGAAGATGATCGAAGCCGACACGAAAATCCTCGTCGGCAAATCCCTCACGTCCGGTCTCGGCGCGGGTGGCGACCCCTCGATGGGCGAGCGTGCGACCGAGATGGCACAGGGAACGGTCAAGGAAGTGCTCGGCGACGCCGACCTCGTCTTCGTGACCGCAGGCATGGGTGGTGGCACCGGCACTGGCGCGGCACCAGTCGTCGCAAAAATCGCCAAAGAGCAGGGTGCAATCGTCGTGGGGATGGTCTCCACGCCGTTCAACGTCGAGCGTGCCCGCACGGTGAAGGCCGAGGAAGGGCTGGAGAAACTCCGCAACGAAGCGGACTCCATCATCGTCCTCGACAACAACCGACTGCTCGATTACGTCCCGAACCTCCCGATCGGCAAGGCGTTCTCGGTCATGGACCAGATCATCGCCGAAACCGTCAAGGGGATTTCGGAGACGATCACACAGCCGTCGCTCATCAACCTCGACTACGCGGACATGTCCACCATCATGAATCAGGGCGGCGTCGCCGTGATGCTCGTCGGTGAGACACAGGACAAGAACAAGAGCGACGAAGTGGTGCGCGACGCGATGAACCACCCGCTTCTCGACGTGGACTATCGCGGCGCATCCGGCGGTCTCGTCCACATCACGGGCGGTCCCGACCTGACGCTCAAAGAGGCAGAGGGCATCGCGGCCAACATCACCGAACGGCTCGAAGCGGACGCCAACGTAATCTGGGGCGCTCGCATTCAGGAGAACTACAAGAACAAGGTTCGTGTCATGGCCATCATGACCGGCGTCCAGAGCGCACAGGTGCTCGGCCCGACGACACAGAAACAGGCCGACCGCTCCCGACAGAAGATGCGCGACGTCGACGCACAGTCGTACGATAGCGGTAACGACCAGTCCGAAGGGCGCAAAACGTTCGGCGCTCAGAGCGACGGCGGCCGGAGCGAACTGGAGAAGAACAACGGCCTCGACGTTATCCGATAA
- a CDS encoding PQQ-like beta-propeller repeat protein: protein MPSRRTFLALGITTMFTGCMTKADDPPKAGVDEQPDPTRHIYGANGEWSSFGCNASNTRSISDGKAPVDGVSERWRVEVPQLMYDEPIVSNGRLFLSIPGRLEVYDVRDGSKLWTKEIDPYSTPLVRDGTVYVGDSDRLLALDAKTGETKWKRTFDARGVVQSPATAGGKQLYVPVGETVYRVDAKTGDIAWSRRLFGTILGSPLCSMTGLTVTTEAGKLYSLDRDRTGYAEWKLPSKPQAPPTADTDGIYVNCLDSKTYGIRTERTPRLNVDWHVETGWANGGLAVGKHLYASGTGGLRAIDLESGDQLWKRDTGNWRYTAPVLGRDTLFVGGDKLFAFDPTPSTGGLSGGPALRFEKAFHGRVGPGPVLDDGVLYVVAQTGEESYHLLALH from the coding sequence ATGCCCTCCCGACGGACGTTTCTCGCCCTCGGCATAACCACGATGTTTACCGGATGTATGACGAAAGCCGACGACCCGCCGAAAGCGGGTGTGGACGAACAACCGGACCCCACGAGACACATTTACGGTGCAAACGGCGAGTGGTCGAGTTTTGGCTGCAATGCCAGTAATACCCGAAGCATCAGCGACGGAAAGGCCCCCGTCGATGGTGTCTCGGAGCGGTGGCGTGTCGAAGTTCCGCAGTTGATGTACGACGAACCGATCGTTTCGAACGGTCGGCTCTTCCTTTCGATTCCGGGCCGACTCGAAGTGTACGACGTTCGAGACGGCAGCAAACTGTGGACGAAGGAAATCGACCCGTATTCGACGCCACTCGTCCGCGACGGAACGGTGTACGTGGGAGACAGCGACCGTCTTCTCGCACTGGACGCGAAAACCGGTGAGACGAAATGGAAACGGACGTTCGACGCCCGCGGAGTGGTTCAGTCACCGGCGACCGCTGGCGGTAAACAGCTTTACGTCCCGGTCGGTGAAACCGTCTACCGAGTCGATGCGAAGACGGGCGATATCGCGTGGTCCCGTCGCCTGTTCGGTACCATTCTCGGGTCGCCACTGTGCAGTATGACGGGCTTGACGGTCACGACCGAGGCCGGGAAACTGTACTCGCTCGACAGAGACAGAACCGGGTACGCGGAGTGGAAACTACCTTCGAAACCACAGGCACCGCCAACGGCCGATACGGACGGCATCTACGTCAACTGTCTCGACAGTAAGACGTACGGAATCCGAACCGAGCGCACGCCACGGTTGAACGTCGATTGGCACGTCGAGACCGGGTGGGCGAACGGCGGACTCGCAGTCGGGAAACATCTCTACGCGTCGGGAACTGGCGGATTACGCGCCATCGACCTCGAATCCGGCGACCAACTCTGGAAACGGGATACGGGTAACTGGCGCTATACTGCGCCCGTTCTCGGTCGTGATACGCTCTTCGTCGGTGGCGACAAACTGTTCGCTTTCGACCCGACGCCATCGACGGGAGGGCTCTCGGGCGGACCCGCACTCAGGTTCGAGAAAGCGTTCCACGGTCGTGTTGGTCCCGGTCCCGTGCTCGATGACGGCGTGTTGTACGTCGTCGCGCAGACGGGGGAAGAATCGTACCACTTGCTGGCGTTGCACTGA
- a CDS encoding TIGR00269 family protein: MDCDKCDREAVMHAAYSGLHLCDDHFCRSVEKRLRRRIRDDDLLPASATPDDPQVWLIGLSGGKDSVVLTKILHDTFAEDPRIELLALTIHEGIEGYRDKSLDACLELTDDLDIRHEVVSYEEEFDLRMDDVVQKDPESMAACAYCGVFRRDLLSKYAEEYGADKLLTGHNLDDEAETALMNFLEGDVAQVAKHFDASLAGFDERSEQDEFVPRAKPLRDVPEKEVALYAHLENLPAHITECPHSSEAYRGEIQKLMLSLEENHPGTRHSIMAGYEELAKLAADEFGAGEGKRELNECERCGAATTRDVCRKCALVEAIHAV; the protein is encoded by the coding sequence ATGGACTGCGATAAGTGCGACCGAGAGGCGGTGATGCACGCCGCGTATTCGGGGCTTCACCTCTGTGACGACCACTTCTGCCGGTCGGTCGAGAAACGACTCCGTCGACGCATCCGTGACGACGACCTCTTGCCCGCTTCGGCGACACCGGACGACCCCCAAGTGTGGCTCATCGGATTGTCGGGTGGCAAGGACAGCGTCGTCCTCACGAAGATCCTCCACGACACGTTCGCCGAGGACCCGCGGATCGAACTCCTGGCGCTGACGATTCACGAGGGGATCGAGGGATATCGGGACAAGAGCTTGGACGCCTGTCTCGAACTCACCGACGACCTCGATATCCGCCACGAGGTCGTCTCCTACGAGGAGGAGTTCGACCTCCGGATGGACGACGTGGTTCAAAAGGACCCAGAAAGCATGGCCGCCTGTGCGTACTGTGGCGTCTTCCGCCGCGACCTGCTCTCGAAGTACGCCGAGGAGTACGGTGCGGACAAACTCCTCACCGGGCACAACCTCGACGACGAAGCCGAAACCGCACTGATGAACTTCCTCGAAGGGGACGTCGCACAGGTCGCAAAGCATTTCGACGCGAGTCTGGCGGGATTCGACGAACGAAGCGAACAGGACGAGTTCGTCCCCCGAGCGAAACCGCTGCGTGACGTGCCGGAAAAGGAAGTCGCACTGTACGCACACCTGGAAAACCTCCCGGCACACATCACCGAATGTCCCCATTCCAGCGAGGCGTACCGCGGCGAGATTCAGAAATTGATGCTCTCACTCGAAGAGAATCACCCGGGGACGCGCCATTCCATCATGGCTGGCTACGAGGAACTCGCCAAACTCGCGGCGGACGAATTCGGCGCGGGTGAAGGAAAGCGCGAACTCAACGAGTGTGAACGCTGTGGTGCGGCCACGACGCGGGACGTCTGTCGGAAATGTGCGCTCGTGGAGGCGATCCACGCGGTGTAA
- a CDS encoding ubiquinol-cytochrome c reductase iron-sulfur subunit produces the protein MTNDDSNKPTDGSNEENEVPDERQGKLVEREEGGYEYQPPEMSRRAVATWLAGIGGAAAVGSIAVSAVAALSDAGVGASRENVYVKGTHLVDENGKRIGIDTLKEGSGDEKVVLPEAEKGKPLETGDAPTLLVRFSESKYKKPTNVDGTVKGYAAYSMVCTHEGCLVSQREGDGFKCPCHNSVYDPLKGAEVTGGPAPRALPQLPIGVSKDGKLLVATGPFDGPIGPQ, from the coding sequence ATGACCAACGACGATTCCAACAAACCAACGGACGGATCGAACGAAGAAAACGAGGTGCCCGACGAGCGGCAAGGAAAGCTCGTCGAGCGCGAAGAGGGTGGGTACGAATACCAACCGCCGGAAATGTCGCGACGAGCAGTCGCGACGTGGCTCGCAGGTATCGGTGGCGCTGCCGCAGTCGGCAGCATCGCCGTGAGCGCCGTCGCAGCGCTGTCGGATGCCGGTGTCGGTGCTTCGCGTGAGAACGTCTACGTAAAGGGAACCCACCTCGTGGACGAAAACGGCAAACGAATCGGCATCGATACCCTCAAGGAAGGATCCGGGGACGAAAAAGTCGTACTCCCGGAAGCCGAGAAGGGTAAGCCGCTCGAAACGGGTGACGCACCGACCCTACTGGTCCGTTTCTCCGAGTCGAAGTACAAAAAACCGACCAACGTCGACGGAACGGTCAAGGGATACGCCGCGTATTCGATGGTCTGTACCCACGAGGGATGTCTCGTCTCGCAACGGGAAGGAGACGGTTTCAAATGTCCGTGCCACAACAGCGTGTACGACCCGCTCAAGGGTGCGGAAGTCACCGGCGGACCCGCACCACGCGCGCTTCCGCAACTCCCCATCGGAGTCAGTAAAGACGGAAAGCTACTCGTCGCCACCGGGCCGTTCGACGGCCCAATCGGACCACAGTAA
- a CDS encoding cytochrome bc complex cytochrome b subunit, giving the protein MDDRLDLQDGMLGKAFPEDKYGSFLLGEVALFSFVLLSLTGTFLGLLYAPVATKGMEYSGQVQSYTGKTLPGAFASVLRISYDIRLGMYFRMMHHWAAYLFIAAIALHMFRVFFSGVYRNPRELNWVVGSLLLLLALGEGFLGYSLPYDNFSKTATSIGFEITNTIPVIGGQLVKLLFGGGFPSNADVVLPRIFFLHVFLLPAAIAALIAVHMGLLIRQKHTEQRSARDEVDEIEDKDDKSIVAGVPLVPNQAAMTVIVFSFTTAVISFMAALFPIQRIAITGPADPLSTPPGVVPAWFLMWVYGILKVVPSGLGSLGRFLGGVIIPTIIIGVLVIWPFIDRSTEQITFAVNPLDRPAPTAVGVAAITFINLTSLAGMNSQIAETFDTTIGALGTPLLVLVVVVPILYGLIVYFMLRRRLERKGKTTAAQIQPGD; this is encoded by the coding sequence TTGGACGACCGACTCGACCTGCAGGACGGAATGTTGGGTAAGGCCTTCCCCGAGGACAAGTACGGGTCGTTCCTCCTCGGAGAGGTTGCGTTGTTTTCGTTCGTGCTCCTCTCGCTGACTGGGACGTTCCTCGGACTTCTGTACGCGCCCGTGGCAACGAAGGGAATGGAGTACTCGGGACAGGTACAGTCCTACACTGGAAAAACCCTCCCCGGTGCGTTCGCATCCGTCCTCCGAATCAGCTACGACATCCGTCTCGGGATGTACTTCCGGATGATGCATCACTGGGCCGCGTACTTGTTCATCGCGGCCATCGCGCTCCACATGTTCCGGGTCTTCTTCAGCGGCGTCTACCGCAACCCACGTGAACTGAACTGGGTGGTCGGCAGCCTTCTGCTCCTGTTGGCGCTGGGCGAAGGGTTCCTCGGTTACTCGCTCCCGTACGACAACTTCAGCAAGACGGCGACTTCGATCGGGTTCGAAATCACGAATACCATACCGGTCATCGGTGGACAGTTAGTGAAGTTGCTCTTCGGTGGGGGCTTCCCCAGCAACGCGGACGTCGTGTTACCGCGGATATTCTTCCTCCACGTGTTCCTGCTTCCGGCGGCCATCGCCGCGCTCATCGCGGTGCACATGGGACTGCTGATTCGTCAGAAGCACACGGAACAGCGTAGTGCGAGGGACGAAGTCGACGAGATCGAGGACAAGGACGACAAGAGCATCGTCGCCGGCGTCCCGCTCGTTCCGAACCAGGCCGCGATGACGGTGATCGTCTTCTCGTTCACCACGGCGGTCATCTCGTTCATGGCGGCATTGTTCCCCATCCAGCGGATCGCCATCACCGGTCCGGCGGACCCGCTCTCCACCCCACCCGGTGTGGTTCCGGCGTGGTTCTTGATGTGGGTGTACGGTATCCTCAAGGTCGTCCCGAGTGGTCTGGGGTCGCTCGGCCGATTCCTCGGCGGTGTCATCATCCCGACGATCATCATCGGCGTCCTAGTGATCTGGCCGTTCATCGACCGGAGCACGGAACAGATCACCTTCGCGGTGAACCCGCTCGACCGTCCGGCACCGACAGCGGTCGGTGTCGCGGCGATCACGTTCATCAACCTGACGTCGCTGGCCGGGATGAACTCGCAGATCGCGGAGACGTTCGATACCACGATCGGCGCGCTCGGAACGCCGCTCCTCGTCCTCGTCGTCGTGGTGCCGATCCTGTACGGACTCATCGTCTACTTCATGCTCCGTCGCCGACTGGAGCGAAAGGGTAAGACGACGGCGGCACAGATACAACCCGGAGATTAA
- a CDS encoding glutaredoxin family protein, with protein sequence MGRERTVTVYTRDGCHLCGDAIETVRRVSESVNHDVSLDIVDVDTDPELQERYGERVPYVLIDGRPRFKYRVDEDEFRDHLTGE encoded by the coding sequence ATGGGTCGAGAACGGACGGTCACCGTCTACACGCGCGATGGATGTCATCTCTGCGGGGATGCCATCGAAACCGTTCGCCGCGTCTCAGAGTCGGTGAACCACGACGTCAGCCTCGACATCGTCGACGTGGATACTGACCCGGAACTGCAGGAGCGCTACGGTGAACGTGTTCCATACGTACTGATCGACGGTCGTCCACGATTCAAATACCGTGTCGACGAGGACGAGTTCAGAGACCACCTAACAGGAGAGTAA
- a CDS encoding plastocyanin/azurin family copper-binding protein, producing MGSTAIVSGQKGGGKTHTVKMATEAGEYVFDPIGLYVEPGDTVKWVIDSGSHSTTSYSKGNPSANNTLIPKGAKSWDSGTIGSGKSFSYTFEKKGTYDYYCIPHKTLGMVGRIVCGEPGGPAEKSEIPDKPGSGVIPPSDEIVKKKSLSFPYIPNTGHGGPPALFWGGFSIFSLTSVYLFSVYDRKTGRYDQASNAETILTDEHDRPSND from the coding sequence GTGGGTAGTACTGCTATCGTTAGCGGTCAGAAGGGCGGTGGAAAAACACACACCGTCAAGATGGCCACCGAAGCAGGAGAATACGTCTTCGACCCGATCGGTTTGTACGTCGAACCGGGCGATACGGTGAAATGGGTCATCGACAGTGGCAGTCACTCGACGACATCCTACAGTAAAGGAAACCCGAGCGCCAACAACACGCTCATCCCGAAAGGGGCAAAATCGTGGGACAGCGGCACGATCGGCAGTGGTAAGTCCTTCTCGTACACGTTCGAGAAGAAGGGGACCTACGACTACTACTGTATCCCGCACAAGACGCTCGGGATGGTCGGCCGAATCGTCTGTGGGGAACCGGGCGGACCGGCCGAAAAATCGGAAATTCCCGACAAGCCGGGTAGCGGAGTGATACCGCCGTCGGACGAAATCGTGAAGAAGAAGTCCCTCTCGTTCCCGTACATCCCGAACACGGGTCACGGCGGGCCACCGGCCCTCTTCTGGGGTGGGTTTAGCATCTTCTCCCTGACGAGCGTGTATCTGTTTTCGGTCTACGACCGAAAAACGGGCCGGTACGATCAGGCTTCGAACGCGGAAACCATCCTCACCGACGAACACGACCGACCATCGAACGACTGA